Within the Rosa rugosa chromosome 2, drRosRugo1.1, whole genome shotgun sequence genome, the region ATGCAAAAGAAAGTTGAGAGAAACTAATGGAGCCCTTCAGCTAGTCGACTGCCTCTGGGAAGAAATCTTGAGAGATGAGCATGATGATGTTATGAGAATGATCAAATATCCTTCAAATTTATTATTTGACGCAGTGGAATCAGGGAATTATGAGTTTCTGGCAACGCTTATGAGCTCTTATCCTGAGTTAGTATGGGAAATTGATGAAAAAAATCGAACCATAATCCATGTCGCAGTTCTGCATCGTCATGCAAGTATCTTCAATCTAGTGCATGAAATAGGCTCAATTAAAGATGTCATCGTGACATATAAAGATGATGAGGGTAACAACATTGTGCATATGGCTGCAAAATTAGCACATCAAAATCAATTGAATCTCGTGTCAGGCGTAGCTCTTCAAATGCATCGAGAGTTGGTATGGTTTGAGGTACTTCTCATGCTTGATGTTTTAATAATGATCATCTAGGTAAAATTGAGGTAATAATTGCATATATGCCATATGCAAGTACACTAAGAAAACTCTACTAATTTGATCATTTCATATCTTCACATTCATTCCTAGGTTAATTACTATTCTTTATATATCTTTGATGTGGCAGGAAGTCAAAAAGACTGTCCAACCCCAGTATATCGAGATGGAAAACGACAATGGAAAAACACCTCAAGAATTATTTACTGAAGAGCATACGGTGTTAATGCGTGAAGGAGAAAAATGGATGAAGGACACCGCAACTTCATGCATGCTCGTTGCGACTATTATCGCAACTGTTGTATTCTCAGCTACATTTAGCATCCCGGGTGGCACAGATGATCATACTGGAAAACCAAAACTTTTGAAACAGAAAGCCTTTCTAGACTTTACCATAGCTGACGAAATAGCACTCTTTTCCTCTTCAACTGCAATGCTGATGTTCTTGTTCATCCTTACCTCCCGGTATGCAGAAAATGATTTCCGCAAGTCCTTACCCTTGAAGTTGATGATAGGACTCACTTGCCTCTTCATATCTATAGCATCGATGATGATGGCTTTCAGCACCGCCTTCTATCTATCTTGTCAATACGAATCAAAATGGGTTTCaaattttacatttttatttgCATTTGTCCCAGTTGCTTTGTTTGCTTTTATGCAATTCCCTCTCGCGTCCGACATGTCCTCTTCTATATTTTGCTCAAGTCTACTATTTCAGCCATGGAAATACATGCTCTACCAGAAGTCGGGCTGAATGCTGTACAATAATTTGGTCACAGCTACAATAATGATGTACATATATGTATTCTAGCTAGCATATTGAGTTGTAATTAGATTGATCATCGCATTTTGTACTATGAATGCATAAATGGATGAACATGTTGTACAAAGTTCAATGCAATCTTTGTGGCAAAAACAAATTCTAGCATTCACCAAGGAGCTCTTTAAGGTCATCCAACCAATAGTCACGTACTACTAGAAAAATGGCTACTAGCCACCCCCTTTTGGATACACTTTATTAGCCGTGTCATTTGATAAAGCAAATGACACCCTTTTGTATTTGtggtattgtttgttttatgaGTACTGATAACtgtgacaaaataaaaaaacataatcaaCAAAATGCTTTACAAAAAATACAAATTTAGATAAACACAAACATCCGTATTCATTGCTAAATAAAGGGCTAAATTAATGTATTATTATTTAATATTCAGATAAACATCTTATATACATACGGTTAAGGGTGTGAAATAGTTCTCCTATATACATGTACCGTGTGAACGCGCTTGACCACTTGCCTGACAGAACATTGAGCTTTTcctccctgtccggcggcgagcCTTTCGCCGTCGTTGGACGGGACTTGTTGACTTTGTGTGAGTCTGGTGAGTGGCCGGACTTTTCAATCGTCGTTTTCGTTCGTATCGGGGAGATTCCGGTGGTGGTGTGTGCAATGAGGAAGAGGGAGATCGCGGAGGCTGTCGGGTTTCAGTTTGTCCCTTGCTGGTCTGGTCGGCGGAGGGGACTGGGGTTGTGCGGTCGGAGGCGGCTCGGGGGTTCCACGGTCGGGCTCTGCTTGGACGAACCCGATCTGGGTTGGTTTTCTTGGATCCGATCTGGAGAAGGCGTTGTTTGGCTGGGGTGGTGATCCATGGCGCGACGGTGGCGGAAGGATGATGAAGGCGGTCTAGCGAAACCGGCGGGGTGATGCAGTCGGCGGTCCGGCGACGGTGGCCAGGGTGGGGCTGGTCCGAGCTTGGTTGGTGGCCTGCATTCTCTCTGATTCCTGGGTTGAGGCCTGGGCTTGGGCCTTATGTTTGAGCCTTGCCTGGGCTGGttgctttatttttgttttaagttttatttattttagttggTCTGTTTTGTCTCACCTTCGGCGTGTAATAAATCCCTGCAGGTATTCTGTAGGACTAGTCAGGCTAAATGCTTGTCTATGCACTctttgtgccttgtctggcctaacGAGGGGACAGTCCATGGTTAAATGGTCGCaccctcctagtggcaggatgaaactaagtgcCATCGGATTTCTTCTTCGGTGgtaacatagtaggaaagctgtgattttggtaattatgcttcgttataatcgagttatctttctggtatgtcaccgctatgtcaaagcaaatagagtagccagtcgagcactctttgctatctggtgcttgttagaatacagaTATTTTGgtagagactcctgatattatttcgggacgttctctatatgcttattgtaatcaggggttggCTCAATGTCCCTCCCCCCCCTTATAttcggcagtttcattaatcgagGTTTGAGGGCAGCgacaccagccctttatttaaaaaaaaaaaagggtgtgAAGTAATGTTAACAAACCACTCTTTTACATTTAATTTATCCAAATTTTCAAATTAACCATCCCATGTTTGCAACAGTATTGGAAATACgccaaaatatattattttttgaccttttttctatttaaaattttattagAGCTTTTCCTATTAATAATTAATTTATCCACATTTACAAATTAATCATTCCTTGTTTGCAGCAGTATTGGAAATACgccaaaaataatatttttaaccttttttctatttaaaattttattagAGCTTTTCCTATTAATAACTTAATACACATATATACTTGCAAATTAACTACGCATATATATAGGTACTCAATGCGCGCACTACCATTTTTTGCACACTAGTATCCATATTCATAGTTCATTAGCCATGGATTTATGTATGAAAGCATAGCAAAATCTAGTTGAACAGtatggataggatatatatatatatatatatatatacaggcgggttctgaagcggacgtccgcacttcgctGCAGCCCAGCTCAGGCATCGACGGCGGCGCGAATCGGGCCGGAAGCATCCCAGACGGCTTCTGGGCaccgttcgaggtcggaggaggtcggggttgccggtttctgggcagccacctcacctgcaactgcaggttctgtgcagcaccggaaaacccgtcgccggcgactccactcgaccgcagacccctccgcaccACCCCTAGGctccctccggcaagccgcgccgcgccgtcgTGGCCTGAGTTGGGCTGCAGCGCCatcgtccgcactttagcgaaagtgcggacgtcctctttggaacgcgttcgtatatatatatatatatatcccctgatacttaatttttttgttgAACAGTATGGACAAAGAATGTATATTTTCAGATAAAAACAGCAATAAATACAATATTGGGTTGCGTGCATTCATCGATCATCATGCCTTACAACATGCTTCTTTTAAGGGTCAAATCAAGTGTCCGTGTAGTAAATGTCATAATACCTAATACAAATCTCCTGCAGTTATTGAAGAGCATCTCTTTATGGATGGCATGGATCCGAAATATGTGAACAACCCTTGGACCGAGCACCGTGAACATTTACCAGTGGCAGTTGATCCTAATTTGCCAGGATCTTCAAAACCTCAACCAGATTTTAATCCATCAGGACCATCATCATCTCAGCCAAATTTTGATGTGCAAGATATGGTGCACGATATATTTGGCgtgtatgaagaagaagataattggGAAGCACCAGGACCTATTGAAGGTCCATCCATGCCCCATGGCCCTAGCCCCGATGTAGAAAGATTCTACCGGTTTATAGATGATGCTGACACTGAATTATACCCATGTGAAGGGAAGAAGATGTTTGATTTCTTGATAAAGCTGTATAAGTTAAAAGCATTGCATAGCTGGAGTGATGTGTCGTTTACAAAGTGGCTTGAATTGTTAAAAGCCTATTTGCCTCCGGCGGAAACTCTTCCTGCTACGttttatttaacaaaaaaaattattaaagatCTCGGGCTAGCATACCAAAAGAT harbors:
- the LOC133734101 gene encoding ankyrin repeat-containing protein At5g02620-like, which gives rise to MSIPQAQHVPPSQIQLTTASRDSATGIDNQSADIAIDISADHSAQPNRPSSYLLERTNREEYLKTGVALYKYALKGDWEAAELILTKKRGLLRASISRGYETVLHVAAGTSHIHFVEKLVNMMEEEDLALQDVNGNTALCIAASAGSLDIIQILKKKNEALLTIRGGKGVAPAYMAAVLGQSEVACYLHRESSKEMLKNTDRENLFFSCINNCLYDLAFKLLDADKALAKARTSSQKNKTALHILARRPSAFGGSQSPRMWTRLINSFLPGLKFACKRKLRETNGALQLVDCLWEEILRDEHDDVMRMIKYPSNLLFDAVESGNYEFLATLMSSYPELVWEIDEKNRTIIHVAVLHRHASIFNLVHEIGSIKDVIVTYKDDEGNNIVHMAAKLAHQNQLNLVSGVALQMHRELVWFEEVKKTVQPQYIEMENDNGKTPQELFTEEHTVLMREGEKWMKDTATSCMLVATIIATVVFSATFSIPGGTDDHTGKPKLLKQKAFLDFTIADEIALFSSSTAMLMFLFILTSRYAENDFRKSLPLKLMIGLTCLFISIASMMMAFSTAFYLSCQYESKWVSNFTFLFAFVPVALFAFMQFPLASDMSSSIFCSSLLFQPWKYMLYQKSG